A single Ciona intestinalis chromosome 12, KH, whole genome shotgun sequence DNA region contains:
- the LOC100176136 gene encoding CD63 antigen-like codes for MRNKTGREMGCCENSAKRCLIVLNSLSLLAGLVFIAGGIVITVNLGSYLKYLAVGNIKVAADFLNSAPLIFIGFGAVIFIISLCGCCGAYTEKVWLLKVYKVSLVIILLVLVVIAVLAFCFKSSLRMALHVAMLNFLHTHHKSSKVFNLVQTQLQCCGVDTYMDWQSNLQWTQAAHERADAAGIERHTHPVPDSCCVNPTPNCGLSTFGDNIKNIHLNGCAKTLWQSFSTRGDMVGMSGLVVGGLLLISIVFSCCVINFIRENGGRVTSYA; via the exons ATGCGCAATAAGACGGGAAGGGAAATGGGCTGTTGTGAAAATTCCGCCAAGAGGTGTTTAATTGTTCTAAACAGTCTGTCTCTTCTTGCTGGTTTGGTTTTCATTGCTGGTGGAATCGTAATCACCGTAAATCTGGGAAgctatttaaaatatctagCTGTCG GTAACATAAAAGTCGCTGCGGATTTTCTCAACAGCGCGCCGCTAATATTTATCGGTTTCGGTGCtgtcatttttataatttcactTTGTGGCTGTTGTGGAGCCTATACTGAAAAAGTTTGGCTTTTGAAG gtttACAAAGTGTCTCTTGTCATCATATTACTGGTGTTAGTGGTAATTGCAGTCTTGGCTTTCTGCTTTAAATCATCGCTTCGAATGGCTCTGCATGTCGCCATGCTGA ATTTTCTACATACTCACCATAAAAGCTCAAAAGTTTTTAACCTGGTGCAGACACAACTACAATGTTGTGGCGTGGATACTTACATGGACTGGCAGAGTAACTTGCAGTGGACACAGGCCGCTCATGAGAGGGCAGATGCCGC TGGTATAGAGAGACACACGCATCCGGTGCCCGACAGCTGTTGCGTGAACCCAACGCCTAATTGTGGCTTGTCTACTTTCGGGGATAACATCAAGAACATTCACCTCAACGGGTGTGCAAAAACATTGTGGCAATCCTTCTCAACAAGAGGTGACATGGTGGGCATGTCCGGACTTGTCGTCGGTGGTTTGCTGCTTATCTCCATCGTGTTTAGCTGTTGTGTTATCAATTTTATTCGTGAGAACGGCGGGCGTGTCACGTCATATGCTTAA
- the LOC101242516 gene encoding carboxypeptidase N catalytic chain-like — protein MTRPCRHAVLVIYFIAVGFRWTVQSAPNREVLRRNTAPEIDTARLYCPNQQNSNTMQADETTEASGEQDTFEMRYLPQNELPINSTETALNMNDIVHHSAENLLKILLNVSMACAEVSRVYSIGNSVTGTPLWVIEFSNNPGVHETGEPEFRYVANMHGNEVTGRALTLRFAKELCHGYLNGDVRIQNIIRSTRIHIMPSMNPDGFAISNQNQASGVGRFNHNGVDLNRDFPDLSATIPPYSAHSTGIKKNSEGIARATFEEDISTNWGWTGKCNLRKSSELDKPMQRETKAVLDWMNAIPFVMAYAFHDGAVGVVYPFDKRPRNMWYGATPDDELLRYLASNYAQTHLHMSDRSAFGRDYNCRFTNGDFHRHGGVVNGAAWYSISGAFEDYSYIGTNCFSLSVEASCTKWVTQRRLREEWLNNKEAMLSAVEKVHMGIKGVVTHRVTGSPLRNAVIHITGQNKDVTTAETGDYWRPLLRGIYTVYARHGRFVSSPKHVYVRNTSPFSATILNFQLY, from the exons ATGACAAGACCGTGCCGCCATGCCGTACTCGTTATTTACTTTATAGCAGTGGGGTTTCGCTGGACAGTTCAGTCTGCTCCAAATCGTGAAGTTTTACGAAGAAATACAGCTCCAGAGATTGACACTGCCCGGCTGTACTGTCCGAATCAGCAAAATTCGAATACAATGCAGGCTGATGAAACAACAGAAGCGTCCGGAGAACAAGATACATTTGAAATGAGATACTTACCACAAAATGAACTGCCTATTAACAGTACAGAGACTGCCTTGAATATGAACGACATTGTGCACCATAGTGCTGAAAATCTGCTTAAAATTTTGCTCAATGTAAGCATGGCCTGTGCTGAAGTCAGCCGCGTTTACAGCATCGGAAATTCAGTAACCGGTACACCGTTGTGGGTGATTGAATTTTCGAATAACCCTGGAGTGCACGAAACAGGAGAGCCAGAGTTCAGATACGTAGCGAATATGCACGGAAACGAG GTCACGGGACGAGCATTGACGCTTCGCTTTGCTAAAGAATTGTGTCACGGATATTTAAACGGAGACGTCCGAATTCAAAATATCATCCGCTCAACACGTATTCACATCATGCCATCAATGAACCCGGATGGGTTCGCTATTTCTAATCAGAATCAAGCCTCTGGAGTAGGGAGGTTTAACCACAATGGTGTAGACTTGAATAGAGATTTCCCGGACCTCAGCGCCACTATACCGCCGTATTCGGCGCATTCGACAGGGATTAAAAAGAATTCTGAAGGCATCGCCCGAGCAACTTTTGAGGAAGATATTTCCACGAATTGGGGTTGGACTGGCAAGTGTAATTTGAGGAAGTCAAGTGAATTAGACAAGCCGATGCAAAGAGAAACTAAG GCGGTGTTAGATTGGATGAATGCTATTCCGTTTGTGATGGCTTACGCGTTTCATGATGGAGCAGTCGGTGTGGTTTACCCCTTTGACAAACGGCCTAGGAACATGTGGTATGGGGCTACCCCAGACGACGAATTACTTCGGTATCTGGCGTCAAACTATGCTCAAACTCATCTGCATATGAGCGACCGCAGTGCATTTGGTAGGGACTACAATTGCCGTTTTACGAACGGCGATTTTCACAGACATGGCGGCGTAGTGAACGGCGCTGCTTGGTATTCGATATCTGGGGCGTTTGAAGATTATTCCTACATAGGTACGAACTGCTTTAGCCTGTCGGTTGAAGCCAGTTGCACAAAATGGGTCACACAACGACGCCTGCGTGAAGAATGGTTGAATAACAAAGAAGCTATGCTGTCTGCTGTTGAAAAAGTGCATATGGGCATAAAAGGCGTTGTAACTCACAGAGTAACTGGCTCGCCTTTAAGAAATGCTGTTATACACATAACAGGGCAAAACAAAGATGTAACTACGGCTGAGACCGGTGATTACTGGCGACCTTTACTGCGTGGTATATACACAGTGTACGCCAGACACGGTAGATTTGTATCCAGCCCAAAGCACGTATATGTAAGAAACACATCTCCGTTCAGTGCCACAATACTCAACTTTCAGTTGTACTGA
- the LOC100175312 gene encoding uncharacterized protein LOC100175312 isoform X2, whose amino-acid sequence MESINTCKSVDIKGRTASTKPRSPAKKRQELNEPLVFTGSAMNATRRRTQWKNTSSKQESLRDSLLTNSSVEDTLCSSFESRASVRGYNRNSREQKSSSLDIENSNFLKVPSPNSGRQSFYSTSPSTDEGIVTDDHEQQLQDEPQPAVTQNGFLERNLRPNCSKVYQNPSNKEPIESQYMLAYRTGRGAIQHKAGSDAECNDMIMGRTEQLRSYDSGGHTGIYPHNENLYRHINYNANTYGPAQTATWRRYKYYRNGPSMSDDTQTMQCYSRPDSNRHIQRRQKPLIRRNTESSRLLLNGSSENVWHHLPPPNVNSLQIQSQDTSPCYCENEPTPEEITLSPLMESREASESGRSGPEKITRAISQQKSFDNNQCDQQHQIQAHRNENNTPSSYGEKDKNDNPKNGENSPVNGKPLDEMVDTQSPTAWSEKDVTTNSLNTPSRTGSTKSAIADALSTTVVATATGSVIPESSLTAKEKQKSLTERLMTVGPCDQRRVQGIVEDILCEMGEERIVQYKNAFAKFDKL is encoded by the exons ATGGAATCGATAAACACTTGCAAGTCAGTGGATATAAAAGGGCGAACGGCAAGCACAAAACCAAGAAGCCCAGCAAAAAAACGGCAAGAGTTGAACGAACCGTTAGTATTTACTGGCAGCGCCATGAACGCCACACGGAGACGAACCCAGTGGAAAAATACTTCTTCTAAACAGGAGTCACTTAGAGACAGTCTGCTGACGAACAGCAGTGTAGAAGATACACTTTGCTCGTCATTTGAATCTAGAGCGAGCGTCAGGGGTTACAACAGAAACAGCAGAGAGCAGAAATCCAGCTCACTCGATATTGAAAACTCAAACTTTCTTAAAGTACCTTCACCTAACAGCGGGCGGCAATCTTTCTACTCGACATCGCCGTCTACAGACGAAGGCATTGTAACTGACGATCATGAACAGCAACTGCAAGACGAACCCCAACCAGCTGTAACTCAGAACGGATTTTTGGAACGAAATTTGCGGCCGAATTGCAGCAAAGTGTATCAGAATCCTAGCAACAAAGAACCAATTGAATCGCAGTACATGTTGGCTTACCGTACGGGCCGAGGAGCAATACAGCATAAG GCTGGCAGCGATGCGGAGTGCAATGATATGATCATGGGGAGAACCGAACAACTTAGAAGCTATGACTCTGGTGGCCACACCGGAATATATCCGCACAATGAAAATCTCTACCGCCACATAAACTACAATGCG AATACCTACGGGCCAGCACAAACAGCCACATGGAGACGGTATAAATATTATAGAAACGGTCCCAGTATGAGTGACGATACTCAGACCATGCAATGCTATAGCAGACCAGACAGCAACAGACATATTCAAAGAAGGCAAAAGCCC TTGATTCGCCGGAACACAGAATCGTctagactgttgttaaacgGATCATCGGAAAACGTTTGGCATCACTTGCCCCCGCCGAATGTAAACAGCTTGCAAATTCAAAGCCAAGATACAAGTCCCTGTTACTGTGAAAACGAACCTACACCAGAAGAGATAACACTCTCCCCGCTAATGGAAAGTAGAGAGGCATCAGAAAGTGGCAGAAGCGGTCCAGAGAAAATTACCCGGGCAATAAGTCAGCAGAAAAGCTTTGATAACAATCAGTGCGATCAGCAGCACCAGATCCAGGCGCATAGAAACGAAAATAATACCCCTTCCTCCTACGGTGAAAAGGACAAAAACGACAACCCGAAAAACGGCGAAAACAGCCCCGTAAATGGGAAACCACTGGACGAAATGGTTGATACACAATCACCGACCGCATGGAGTGAAAAGGACGTCACCACAAATTCTTTGAACACCCCTTCCCGAACTGGATCAACAAAATCTGCCATTGCTGACG CGCTTTCGACTACAGTAGTGGCTACAGCTACAGGCAGCGTTATACCAGAGAGCAGTCTTACTGCaaaggaaaaacaaaaaagtttaacagaGCGTCTCATGACAGTTGGGCCATGCGATCAACGAAGAGTTCAG GGCATTGTAGAAGATATACTATGCGAGATGGGAGAGGAACGAATTGTTCAATACAAGAACGCTTTCGCTAAGTTTGACAAG